A single genomic interval of Tursiops truncatus isolate mTurTru1 chromosome 1, mTurTru1.mat.Y, whole genome shotgun sequence harbors:
- the CNKSR1 gene encoding connector enhancer of kinase suppressor of ras 1 isoform X1 has protein sequence MEPVATWTPGKVAAWLRGLDDSLEDYHFEDWELPGKYLLQLCPRSLEALTVWPLGHQELILEGVEQLRALSSGLQSENLQSLTEGLLEGIRVFQSLVQGRLGGCAEPPADVLSAAMELVHEARSLLFWLNRYLFSHLNDFSSCQEIGELCGELGQALQEDCPAAEKESKVLRISSHVAGICHNILSCSPEELLEQKAVLQHVPLDDPSGLEIYTTSNCLHFVSRVGTQVPTDSRLQILPGDEIVQINEQVVVGWPHKNVVRELLREPDGVSLVLKKVPVPETPSQTPPQAPGPPRPVSPSLASALPSPRAPSEDVFTSDLTSNPSPGPSPAAWTASTSLDPEPLPSPHAPSATLLAGVADAPEPPEHPDKSPVPGRKKSKGVAMQLSRRRVSCRELGRPDCDGWLLLRKVPGGFMGPRWRRCWFVLKGHTLYWYRQPQDEKAEGLINVSNYSLESGQDQKKKYVFQLTHNVYKPFIFAADTLTDLSMWVRHLITCISKYRSPGRAPLPREEDCYSETEAEDPDDEAGSCSASPSPAQAGSSLHGDTSPVAALTQGSPRTSFGSPTDSSEGALEGMVRGLRLGGVSFLGRPQPLTHEQWRSSFMRRNRDPQLNERAHRMRALQSTLKAKLQELQALEEVLGDPKLTGEKFRRWKEQNQELYSEGLGACGVERAEGSSQVPNSDSREPSSHPPPSQPEEHSCLCPLTPESDL, from the exons ATGGAGCCAGTAGCGACCTGGACCCCCGGGAAGGTGGCGGCTTGGCTgagag GCCTCGATGATTCCCTGGAGGACTATCACTTTGAGGACTGGGAGCTGCCTGGCAAGTACCTGCTCCAGCTCTGCCCCCGAAGCCTGGAAGCGCTAACTGTGTGGCCTCTGGGCCACCAGGAGCTCATCCTGGAAGGGGTGGAACAGCTCCGGGCCCTG AGCTCCGGGCTACAGTCAGAGAACCTGCAGAGCCTGACAGAGGGGCTGCTGGAGGGGATCCGGGTATTCCAGAGCTTAGTCCAAGGTCGCCTGGGGGGCTGTGCTGAGCCTCCTGCAGATGTCCTCAGCGCGGCCATGGAGCTGGTGCATGAGGCCCGTTCCCTCCTCTTCTGGCTCAACAG GTACCTCTTCTCCCACTTAAATGACTTCTCATCCTGCCAGGAGATTGGGGAATTGTGCGGGGAGCTGGGCCAGGCCTTGCAGGAG GACTGTCCAGCGGCTGAGAAGGAGAGCAAAGTCTTGAGGATT AGCAGCCACGTGGCCGGGATCTGCCACAACATCCTGAGCTGCAGCCCAGAGGAGCTGCTGGAGCAGAAGGCCGTGCTACAGCACGTGCCGCTGGACGATCCTTCG GGCCTGGAGATCTACACCACCAGCAACTGCCTGCACTTTGTGTCTCGAGTGGGCACCCAG GTCCCCACTGATTCCCGGCTGCAGATCCTGCCTGGAGACGAGATTGTCCAGATCAATGAGCAAGtggtg GTGGGCTGGCCCCATAAAAACGTGGTGAGGGAGCTGCTCCGGGAGCCAGACGGGGTCAGCTTAGTGCTGAAGAAGGTCCCAGTGCCGGAGACACCCTCACAG ACCCCTCCTCAGGCCCCAGGCCCCCCACGTCCAGTGAGCCCATCGCTGGCTTCGGCCCTGCCGTCTCCCAG GGCCCCATCGGAAGATGTCTTCACCTCCGACCTGACTTCAAACCCAAgtccaggacccagccctgctgcCTGGACAG CCTCGACCTCCCTTGACCCGGAGCCCCTGCCTAGCCCCCATGCACCCTCAGCCACACTCCTAGCTGGGGTAGCAGATGCTCCAGAGCCCCCAGAACACCCTGACAAG AGTCCTGTCCCTGGCCGCAAGAAATCAAAAG GCGTGGCGATGCAGCTGAGCCGCCGGCGGGTGTCCTGCCGGGAACTGGGCCGGCCTGACTGTGACGGCTGGCTCCTGCTGCGCAAGGTGCCCGGGGGCTTCATGGGCCCGCGCTGGCGCCGCTGCTGGTTTGTGCTCAAGGGACACACGCTCTACTGGTATCGCCAGCCCCAG GATGAGAAGGCTGAGGGCCTCATCAATGTCTCCAACTACAGTTTGGAAAGTGGACAagatcagaagaaaaaata tGTGTTCCAGCTCACCCATAACGTGTACAAACCCTTCATCTTCGCTGCTGATACCCTGACGGACCTGAGCAT GTGGGTGCGCCATCTCATAACCTGCATTTCCAAGTACCGGTCTCCAGGCCGTGCCCCCTTGCCCCGAGAGGAAG ACTGCTACAGTGAGACGGAAGCAGAAGACCCCGACGATGAGGCTGGATCCTGCTCAGCCTCG cccagcccggccCAAGCTGGGAGTTCCCTCCACGGAGACACATCACCTGTGGCCGCCCTCACGCAGGGCAGCCCACGGACCTCCTTCGGCTCTCCGACAG ACAGCAGCGAAGGGGCCCTGGAAGGAATGGTACGGGGGCTGAGGCTGGGTGGCGTGTCCTTCCTGGGCAGGCCGCAGCCCCTCACTCACGAGCAATGGCGGAGCTCTTTCATGCGGCGCAACCGAGACCCCCAGCTGAATGAGCGAGCGCACCGCATGCGGGCGCTGCAGAGCACGCTCAAG GCAAAGCTGCAGGAGCTGCAGGCCCTGGAGGAGGTGCTAGGCGACCCCAAGCTCACTGGGGAGAAATTCCGCAGGTGGAAGGAGCAGAACCAGGAGCTCTACTCAGAGGGCCTGGGGGCCTGCGGAGTGGAGCGGGCTGAGGGCAGCTCCCAAGTCCCGAACTCTGACTCCAGGGAACCgtcttcccaccccccaccctctcAGCCTGAGGAGcactcctgcctctgccccctgACCCCAGAGAGTGACCTCTGA
- the ZNF593 gene encoding zinc finger protein 593, producing MGRSRRTGAHRAHSLARQMKAKRRRPDLDEIHRDLRLQVAARPQPDPSAEPDPDLPGGGLHRCLACARYFIDSANLKTHFRSKDHKKRLKQLSVEPYSQEEAERAAGMGSYMPPQRLPVPTEVSTAVPEMDTST from the exons ATGGGTCGCTCCCGCCGGACGGGCGCGCACCGAGCGCACTCCCTGGCCCGCCAGATGAAGGCGAAGCGGCGGCGGCCGGACCTGGATGAGATTCACCGCGATTTGCGGCTCCAGGTTGCCGCACGGCCCCAGCCAGACCCAAGCGCGGAACCCGATCCCGACCTGCCAGGGGGCGGCCTGCATCGCTGTCTGGCCTGCGC GAGGTACTTCATCGATTCTGCCAACCTGAAGACCCACTTCCGATCCAAAGACCACAAGAAAAG GCTGAAGCAGCTGAGTGTGGAGCCCTACAGTCAGGAAGAAGCAGAGAGGGCAGCGGGTATGGGTTCCTATATGCCTCCCCAAAGGCTGCCAGTGCCCACAGAAGTATCCACCGCGGTCCCTGAGATGGACACGTCTACCTGA
- the FAM110D gene encoding protein FAM110D, whose translation MQRSQEAPANCSQLLNYLPTSSGLWGTVLPSSAKMLLASPSTPSRGRTPSAVERLEADKAKYVKTHQVIARRQEPALRGGPGPLTPHPCNELGPPPSPRTPRPARRGSGRRLPRPDSLIFYRQKRECKASVNKENAKGQGLVRRLFLGAPRDVASSSPGSTERPAAPGGWAAPQDAPDAAGKRALCPTCSLPLSEKERFFNYCGLERALVEVLGAERFSPQSWGADASPQPGTSPPPGSGDASDWTSSDGGAERRDRAECGGSEAAGSARDGRPQVSVVERNARVIQWLYGCQRARGPPRESEV comes from the exons ATGCAGAG GTCCCAGGAGGCCCCAGCCAATTGCTCTCAGCTCCTCAACTATCTGCCTACCTCCAGTGGCTTATGGGGCACCGTCCTGCCCAGTTCTGCTAAGATgctcctggcctctccctccaccccatccaGGGGACGGACCCCCAGCGCTGTGGAGAGGCTGGAGGCCGACAAAGCCAAGTATGTCAAGACGCACCAAGTGATAGCGCGACGCCAGGAGCCAGCTCTGCGTGGGGGTCCCGGGCCGCTCACCCCGCACCCCTGCAACGAGCTGGGGCCCCCTCCGTCGCCCAGGACGCCCAGACCTGCCCGCCGGGGCAGTGGCAGGCGGCTGCCAAGGCCTGATTCCCTCATATTCTACCGCCAGAAGCGCGAATGCAAGGCTTCAGTGAACAAAGAGAACGCCAAGGGCCAGGGGCTCGTGCGTCGCCTCTTCCTGGGCGCCCCCCGAGACGTCGCTTCAAGCAGCCCAGGCTCAACGGAGCGACCCGCGGCTCCTGGGGGTTGGGCCGCGCCCCAAGATGCCCCAGACGCAGCGGGAAAGCGGGCATTGTGCCCCACGTGCTCGCTGCCCCTGTCGGAGAAGGAGCGCTTCTTCAACTACTGCGGTCTGGAGCGCGCGCTGGTGGAGGTGCTGGGCGCCGAGCGCTTCTCTCCGCAGAGCTGGGGCGCCGACGCCAGCCCCCAGCCCGGAACGTCGCCGCCGCCCGGCTCTGGGGACGCCAGCGACTGGACGTCCAGCGACGGCGGCGCAGAACGCCGGGACCGTGCGGAGTGCGGTGGCTCGGAAGCGGCGGGCTCGGCGCGGGACGGGCGCCCCCAGGTGTCGGTGGTGGAGCGCAACGCGCGCGTCATCCAGTGGCTGTACGGCTGCCAGCGCGCCCGCGGCCCGCCGCGCGAGTCCGAGGTGTGA
- the ZNF593OS gene encoding putative transmembrane protein ZNF593OS, with amino-acid sequence MRFRRLTPGYFRVLQMQIAGDLKAEPRSPLVGIVAALLAILGLGGSCYAVWKMVGQRRPPQAP; translated from the exons ATGCGATTTCGACGCCTGACACCTGGCTACTTCCGAGTGCTACAG ATGCAGATAGCCGGGGACCTGAAGGCAGAGCCCCGGAGTCCGCTGGTGGGGATCGTGGCTGCACTGCTGGCTATCCTCGGGCTGGGCGGCTCCTGCTATGCTGTCTGGAAGATGGTGGGGCAGCGGCGGCCGCCACAGGCTCCATGA
- the C1H1orf232 gene encoding uncharacterized protein C1orf232 homolog, translated as MNQTFWKTYKSKVLQTLSGESKEDPAEEKENPALVESEAAEPAEEAFNPMSQLARRVQGVGVRGWLTMSSLFNKEDEDKLLPPEPCADHPLAAQPSSQEAAETRGTGFWDVFASRWQQQQQQAAAASMLSGAEPTPDRDPEAGDEAAERPEPREADPAAGFKWGFLTHKLAEMRVKAAPKGD; from the exons ATGAACCAAACCTTCTGGAAAACCTACAAGTCCAAAGTCCTACAGACCCTGAGTGGGGAATCTAAGGAGGACCCGGCAGAGGAG aaggagaacccAGCGTTAGTGGAGTCTGAAGCAGCAGAACCAGCTGAAGAGGCCTTCAATCCCATGTCACAGCTGGCCCGCCGG GTTCAGGGGGTTGGGGTGAGAGGCTGGCTGACAATGTCGTCTCTGTTTAACAAAGAAGACGAGGACAAGCTGCTGCCACCAGAGCCCTGTGCTGACCA CCCGCTGGCGGCGCAGCCCTCCTCTCAGGAGGCGGCGGAGACGCGCGGGACCGGGTTCTGGGACGTGTTCGCCAgcaggtggcagcagcagcagcagcaggcggCGGCAGCGTCCATGCTGAGCGGCGCGGAACCCACTCCGGACCGGGACCCTGAAGCCGGGGACGAGGCCGCCGAGCGCCCCGAGCCGCGGGAAGCCGATCCCGCAGCCGGCTTCAAGTGGGGCTTTCTCACCCACAAACTGGCCGAGATGAGGGTGAAAGCTGCGCCCAAGGGCGACTAG
- the CNKSR1 gene encoding connector enhancer of kinase suppressor of ras 1 isoform X2, which translates to MEPVATWTPGKVAAWLRGLDDSLEDYHFEDWELPGKYLLQLCPRSLEALTVWPLGHQELILEGVEQLRALSSGLQSENLQSLTEGLLEGIRVFQSLVQGRLGGCAEPPADVLSAAMELVHEARSLLFWLNRYLFSHLNDFSSCQEIGELCGELGQALQEDCPAAEKESKVLRISSHVAGICHNILSCSPEELLEQKAVLQHVPLDDPSGLEIYTTSNCLHFVSRVGTQVPTDSRLQILPGDEIVQINEQVVVGWPHKNVVRELLREPDGVSLVLKKVPVPETPSQTPPQAPGPPRPVSPSLASALPSPRAPSEDVFTSDLTSNPSPGPSPAAWTASTSLDPEPLPSPHAPSATLLAGVADAPEPPEHPDKSPVPGRKKSKGVAMQLSRRRVSCRELGRPDCDGWLLLRKVPGGFMGPRWRRCWFVLKGHTLYWYRQPQDEKAEGLINVSNYSLESGQDQKKKYVFQLTHNVYKPFIFAADTLTDLSIVALRIKLEDDTGESLGRTTATVRRKQKTPTMRLDPAQPRPARPKLGVPSTETHHLWPPSRRAAHGPPSALRQTAAKGPWKEWYGG; encoded by the exons ATGGAGCCAGTAGCGACCTGGACCCCCGGGAAGGTGGCGGCTTGGCTgagag GCCTCGATGATTCCCTGGAGGACTATCACTTTGAGGACTGGGAGCTGCCTGGCAAGTACCTGCTCCAGCTCTGCCCCCGAAGCCTGGAAGCGCTAACTGTGTGGCCTCTGGGCCACCAGGAGCTCATCCTGGAAGGGGTGGAACAGCTCCGGGCCCTG AGCTCCGGGCTACAGTCAGAGAACCTGCAGAGCCTGACAGAGGGGCTGCTGGAGGGGATCCGGGTATTCCAGAGCTTAGTCCAAGGTCGCCTGGGGGGCTGTGCTGAGCCTCCTGCAGATGTCCTCAGCGCGGCCATGGAGCTGGTGCATGAGGCCCGTTCCCTCCTCTTCTGGCTCAACAG GTACCTCTTCTCCCACTTAAATGACTTCTCATCCTGCCAGGAGATTGGGGAATTGTGCGGGGAGCTGGGCCAGGCCTTGCAGGAG GACTGTCCAGCGGCTGAGAAGGAGAGCAAAGTCTTGAGGATT AGCAGCCACGTGGCCGGGATCTGCCACAACATCCTGAGCTGCAGCCCAGAGGAGCTGCTGGAGCAGAAGGCCGTGCTACAGCACGTGCCGCTGGACGATCCTTCG GGCCTGGAGATCTACACCACCAGCAACTGCCTGCACTTTGTGTCTCGAGTGGGCACCCAG GTCCCCACTGATTCCCGGCTGCAGATCCTGCCTGGAGACGAGATTGTCCAGATCAATGAGCAAGtggtg GTGGGCTGGCCCCATAAAAACGTGGTGAGGGAGCTGCTCCGGGAGCCAGACGGGGTCAGCTTAGTGCTGAAGAAGGTCCCAGTGCCGGAGACACCCTCACAG ACCCCTCCTCAGGCCCCAGGCCCCCCACGTCCAGTGAGCCCATCGCTGGCTTCGGCCCTGCCGTCTCCCAG GGCCCCATCGGAAGATGTCTTCACCTCCGACCTGACTTCAAACCCAAgtccaggacccagccctgctgcCTGGACAG CCTCGACCTCCCTTGACCCGGAGCCCCTGCCTAGCCCCCATGCACCCTCAGCCACACTCCTAGCTGGGGTAGCAGATGCTCCAGAGCCCCCAGAACACCCTGACAAG AGTCCTGTCCCTGGCCGCAAGAAATCAAAAG GCGTGGCGATGCAGCTGAGCCGCCGGCGGGTGTCCTGCCGGGAACTGGGCCGGCCTGACTGTGACGGCTGGCTCCTGCTGCGCAAGGTGCCCGGGGGCTTCATGGGCCCGCGCTGGCGCCGCTGCTGGTTTGTGCTCAAGGGACACACGCTCTACTGGTATCGCCAGCCCCAG GATGAGAAGGCTGAGGGCCTCATCAATGTCTCCAACTACAGTTTGGAAAGTGGACAagatcagaagaaaaaata tGTGTTCCAGCTCACCCATAACGTGTACAAACCCTTCATCTTCGCTGCTGATACCCTGACGGACCTGAGCAT AGttgctctgaggattaaattagaagaTGATACAGGCGAAAGCCTCGGGCGTACA ACTGCTACAGTGAGACGGAAGCAGAAGACCCCGACGATGAGGCTGGATCCTGCTCAGCCTCG cccagcccggccCAAGCTGGGAGTTCCCTCCACGGAGACACATCACCTGTGGCCGCCCTCACGCAGGGCAGCCCACGGACCTCCTTCGGCTCTCCGACAG ACAGCAGCGAAGGGGCCCTGGAAGGAATGGTACGGGGGCTGA